TTGTTTTACATTTTCGTTGATGATAGTAACTGTTCCGAGCATATAGTCCACAGTATAGTCTACTCCTTCTGTAAGCTGTACTCCATTTGCGGCAACTTTCACCGATCCCTGCGGAACGTTTACTGCTCCTAAAGAGATCCCCTGTCCCTGAACTCCTTTATAACGGCCTTCCATCGTATATCGCTGTGAAAGGTTACTGGATACAGCATACTGCTTCTGCTTATCGTAAAGGTCGTGGAATACATACTGCGGGTCATTGCTTCCCAGTACGTCTTCCATATATTGCCCAAAAGGTTCGACTTTGGTAAAAATAATCCTGCCGGTTTCCGGTCTGATGGTAATTCCGTTGACAAAGTCAAAAATACCGTCTCCTTTACTGCCGTCTTTGTTATTCTGGATGTCTCCGTTCATGTTCAGACGGTCCCAGTTGAACAATCTCAATAGGTTCTGTTCTTTTTTAGGCGGAATATAATTGATTTTACCTCCTGAAGCCGGATCTCTGTAGTATACGTTAAGAATGAAACCATCCTGAGATACCTGACCGGCATCTATAGAATAGATATTCTTCATCATCAGCTTCCACATCGGAGACTCCGTATTCACTCTGTTATTTACTCTCAGTACTTTGGTAATCAGCACCGGGCTTTCTTCAGAGAACTCCCCTACTTTATATACTTTATTACTTCCGTTCATCGTATAGGAGTACGAAACCGCCAAAAGCTGATTTTCATTAAGTTTCTGGTTTAAGGAAATATATCCTAACTGTGGCTGGAATGTAAATTCACTGGCGTTAAGTTTTCTGGCTTTGGTATTATAAATAAATTCTTCTCCGTTATCATAAGTTACTCCACCAAATGTCTGCCCCTGGAAAATCGTTCCATAGTTTTTACCTGCTTCTCTGGTTCCTGCAGCAGCTGATATGTTGTCATACAGGTTGTTCACAGAGTTATCCGGAAAAGCAGAACCACCGGCTCCTTCTCCCAGATCCCGGATCCCGATAATACTCTTCTGATAAGCCAGGTTACTATTTCCCTGATCCAGCACCCAAACTTCCATTCTGGTGATGTTGATGGTGGAATTGATCTGCGGATAATTAATTAAGGCGCCATCGTATTTATTCAGGAAATAGTGCCCTATGAAGAAGTGCTGATTTTCCTCATAATCAATGGCATTGACTTTGAAATTGTTCACTGCACCTCCTCCCTGTACAACAATATTACGGGCTTCCCCCTGTTGCTGGGAAAGGACAACGGTTCCGAAGGTTTTTCCCAGCTGGAACTCTGTCTTCACCCCGAATAAGGATTGTGAACCACGGATCAGACTTGTAGAAAGCGGCATATTAACGTTACCGAATTCTACTCTTTTGATGATTTTATCTTCACCGCCTGCATTCGGTTTATCTATGTCTCCAAGGCCTTTCTGCTGTAAATCTTTCCAGCTTCCTTTTGCCTGCCAGACGAGATTCATCCTGTTTTCAAAGGCAAAACCACTCTGGGTATCATAATTGGCTTTTAACTGAAGGTTTTCCCCAACTTTCCCCAATAATCCCAGCTGGATTCTCTGATCAATATCAAAGGTAAAACTGGTCCTGTTTTGTGGCAGGATCATCGGGTTGTCTATTTTCTGGTAAAGTCCGGCAAAATCAAGAGAAGCATATCCTGAAGGAATAATTTCGATCTTATTGCCTCCGAAAATGGTTTCGAACAGCCTGTTATTGATCAACAGTGAGGGGATCAGCCCTTTTTTTCTTGCATCTGACCTGTCTTTTCTGAAAAGAAGGTTATATTTATCAGATTTCTCCTTATAATATGCTTTTGTCTGGGTGGCGAGCATATATTCTTTATACTCTTCCGGAGACATGGCAGTGGGAGGTCCTGTGATGGTATTTCCGATCTTGGGGTATACATAGTACATCCCGGTTTTGATATCGTAGTAGGCTTCATACCTCGTAGGGTCGGCCACTTCATATTCTTTTCTGATGATCAGTGTGTCATTTTTCTGCTGTGCAAAGGCACTTACAGACATACACAGGAACGACAGGAACAAAAATATGTTAAGATGCTTATTATTCGCCACCAAATGTTAAATGTTTTTTAAAATTTGTTTAACCAATTCTTCTACCGAGACGCCTGGATTCTGTTTTAATATTCTGTCGGCAATCTTTTCGCTGGTACGTTTAGGAATCCCTAAAACTTCTAATGCAGATAACGCTTCATCCTTGATTTTATTATCTGCCGGAGCAGAAATATTCAAAGCAGGATCGCTGAATTTCTGCACTTTATCTTTAAGATCAACAATAATTCTTTCGGCAGTTTTGGCACCGATTCCTTTGGCTTTCTGAATCAGAGCACTGTTGCCTGAAAGTATTGCTGATGCTATCTCGTCAAGACTTAATGTAGACAGCAGAATAAGGGCAGAAACAGCTCCTACTCCGTTAACGCTTATTAACAGGTTGAACATTTCTTTTTCTGAACGAGTGTTAAAGCCAAAGAGAAGATGAGCATCTTCACGGATGATCTGCTGTATAAATAGAAAGGTCTGCTGATTCAAAACCAGCGTCTGTGAGGTCATTAAACTGATTCCCACGTAGTAACCAACTCCCTGTACATTGATAACGGCGTAGGTAGGCGTAAGTTCCTGAACTGTGCCTTGTAAAGAAAATATCATTATTAATTTTTAAAACTCCCAAATATAGCAATTTAAACTAATTAATATTTTCATTTCATGTACGAATGCCTTTTAACTTAAATTTTAAATGAGAATTCAAGGAATTAACATAAAAACAAAAGACTCCAAAATATGGAGTCTCTGTACTATGTGAACACTCTATTAAAGTGTCTTTTTTAATCTGGAAGATATGAACGGGGATCGCTGATTATCAGCTCTTCCTCATCATCTTAAGCTTTTTTTTCTCTTCTCTGGGCATCCAATACTGCAATAGTGGCAAGGTTTACGATCTCGTCTACACTTGAACGCATCTGAAGTACGTGTACCGGCTGCTTCAGTCCCATAAGGATCGGTCCGATTACCTGTGCTACTTTCATTCCTCTCAGGATTTTATAAGAAAGGTTGGCACTTTCCAGATTCGGGAAGATGAATGTATTGGCCGGTGTAGTTCCCAGTTTTGAGAATGGATAATCGCTCAGGTGATCTGCATTCATTGCAAAATCAGGCTGAATTTCACCATCAACAACCATTTTAGGATATTTCTCGTGAAGGATGCTTACTGCTTTAGCCACTTTCTTGGACGTTTCAGAGATCGCAGCAAAGTTTTCGAATCCAAGCATTGCAATTCTCGGCTCAATAGCGAAAGATTTAACGGTAAATTCTGCCATTTTAGCAATATTCACAAGGTCTTCAGCCGTAGGGTTCTGATTGATGGAAGTATCTGCGAAGAAAATAGGTTTCTTTTCAGACAGGATCATCATCATCGCCGCTACTTTATCTACTCCTTTATCTTTTTCAATAACTTCCAGAACAGGACGTAATACTGAAGTATAGTTTTTAGAGAATCCTACGATAAGCCCGTCTGTATCACCATGTTTCAGCATTAAAGGTCCGAAATAGTCTCTCTGACGAACATATCTCTTCGCCTTGTACTCATTCATTCCTTTTCTCTGACGAAGTTTCCAAAGGGTTTCCCTGTATTTTTTTCTGTTTTCTTTCTGATCGTCATCACTTGGATCAATGATCGGAACATCCAGACTGATTCCGTAACGTTCCATCTGCTCCTTGATGTATTTTTTATCTCCTAAAAGGCTTGGATAAGCGATTCCTTCTTCATACAGGATCTGGGCAGCCTTCAGTACATTATATTCTTCAGCATTTCCAAGGGTGATTCTCTTCGGATTGGATTTGGCACGGCTCTGCATCATTCTTACCAATCTCTCATCCCTTCCCATTCTGTCTAAAAGCTGGTGCTCGTATTCTTCGAAGTCAGTGATTTCTTTTCTGGCAACACCACTTTCCATAGCGGCTTTAGCTACAGCGCTTGATACTTTTGTGATCAGTCTGTTGTCAAATGGTTTCGGAATGAAATATTCTCTTCCAAACTGTAAGTTCTGAACGTTATAAGCCAAAATTACAGCTTCCGGCACCGGCTCTTTGGCCAGGTCAGCAATAGCATGCACGGCAGCCAGCTTCATCGCTTCATTGATTCCTGTAGCCTGCACATCCAAAGCACCACGGAAGATATACGGGAACCCAAGCACGTTGTTTACCTGGTTAGGATAATCACTTCTTCCTGTCGCCATGATTACGTCTTTACGGGTTTCAAGGGCAAGGTCATAAGCAATTTCCGGATCCGGGTTAGCCAAAGCGAATACGATTGGATTTTCGTTCATGCCCAGCAGCATTTCCGGCGTCATCACATTTCCTTTAGACAATCCAACGAAAACATCAGATCCTTTTACAGCATCTTCAAGTGTTTCAATATCGGTCTGCACAATGAAGTCTAATTTTTCAGGGGTAAGGTTTTCTCTCTTATGGTTGATCACTCCTTTGCTGTCACACATCAGGACGTTTTCTTTTTTCAGTCCCAATGAGATATAAAGTTTGGTACATGCGATAGCAGCAGCACCTGCTCCGTTCACCACCATTTTCACGTCTTCAATATTCTTATTGGCAATCTGCAGTGAGTTGATCAGTGCTGCCGCAGAAATAATGGCTGTACCATGCTGGTCATCATGCATCAAAGGAATATTCAATTCCTCTTTCAGTCTTTGTTCTATATAAAATGCTTCAGGAGCTTTGATATCTTCAAGGTTGATTCCTCCGAAAGTAGGGGCAATACCTTTTACAATTTCAATAAATTTATCAGGATCCTTTTCATCAATTTCAATATCAAAAACGTTGATATCTGCAAAGATTTTAAAAAGAAGACCTTTTCCTTCCATTACGGGTTTTGAAGCTTCAGCCCCGATGTCTCCCAATCCAAGTACGGCAGTACCGTTAGAAATTACGGCTACCAGGTTTCCTTTTCCTGTGTAATCATAAACGGTTTCCGGCTTGTCATGAATTTCCATACAGGGAACAGCTACTCCCGGAGAATATGCCAATGACAGATCTCTTTGAGAAGAGTGTGGTTTCGATGGAATAACTTCAATTTTTCCTTTAGGTTCTGCTTTATGATAATCTAGCGCGGCCTGGCTAAAGTTCTTTTCGTCGCGATTGTTGTTACTTGACATAAATTTCGTTTTTTGTTAAAGGATATATTTAATGTGGTAATCTACTAAGCTTTCAATTGGTTTCTGAACAACATGTCCCACATTTAAATTCAGTTCTGCAGCTACAGAACGCAGTATATTTTCATAATAATAAGCGATAGAGCCGATGAAATTGATCTCAGCATCTTTAGCTTCCTCATAAGGAAGAACCTGGTATTCAAAGAAATTTTTCATTTCTTCAAAAACCATGTCTTTGAAATAAGGGTGCTCTTTTCTTTCGATCACAAATTTGGTAAAGTTGGCCAAATAAGCATTGGGCCTTGGCGTATGGTACATATTTTTCAATGCATCTTCTACGGTAAGCTGGTAATCTGCTTCAAAATCATGGTGAAGATCAGCAGGCAGTTTTTTCATAAAATATCTGCGTACCAACTGCTTTCCGATAGCGCTGCCGCTTCCTTCATCTCCGATCAGGAAACCAAGTGAAGGCAGTTCGATCTTCAGGGTTTCCCCATCAAAAAAACATGAGTTTGATCCTGTGCCCAGAATGCACACAATTGCAGGTTTACCGCTATATGCAGCATATGCAGCAGCCATCAGATCTTCTTTTACGATGATGTCTGCTTTTCCGAATACCTTTTTCAGCTCTTCTTCTATGGTTTCGCAGTTTTTTTTCACACCACATCCTGAACCATAGAAAAACACTTTGGTAATTGAATTTTTTACCGATATCAGATTGCTATTTTTCTGTATCTCCGGAGCAATAAGCTCTCTGTTGATAAAATTCGGATTGAAGCCGATGGTTTCTGTTTTCAGAAAAACTTTTTTAAAGTCATCAAGGATCACCCAATCCGATTTAGTAGAACCACTATCTACAATAGCAACCATATTTTAGATTTTAATTTAAGGGTGCTAAATTATGAATTTATCTTCAATTAGCGTTTAAAAACAACCTGGAAGCTGTCTAAAATCATTAATGTTTAATCTGAGTTTTTTTTTCGTTGAACTGGAGAAGCCAGTCTTCAATTTCATCTTCCAGATAGGAAGCCTGTAAAACCATTGCATTAATAAAATCATCGGGAACGGGTTCACCGCTGGAATTCTCAAGATTCCAAAGTTCATTGGACATATTTTCATACTCGGAGTACACTCTTTTGAAGCGGGAACTTTCTTTCTCAAGAGCCTCAATATTTTTCTGTTGAAGCTGGAATTTTCTGTATTTGTTTTGACGTTTCATACAAATATTATTATCAGTTGGGTCATAAAATTTTGGAGTAGTATGCTCTCTAGCACGCATTACAAGATAGAAAAGACCATCAACACAAGGCGTTGAAAATGAATTTATTATCAGGTTATTATTACATCATTCTGAATATTAAAATTAGAAATAATTTTTATTTAAAAAAATATTTTAACAACTTTTTTCAGTGTTTAACATATAGTTATAAATTTGCATACTCATACGGGGATGTATGGTAATTACCGGTGATCATCAACCACGATCAGTAGCCGGAATACTACAGGTCAGGCATTTTTTCAGCTATAAAAAAGACTGATCTCCGCCACCGTATGAATACATTTTCAGGTTTTTATATTAATTGAATGAAAGAAATACTCATACGCCAGAAACAGGTTCTGTTCTTCATCATTGCAGGGGGACTGAGCGCCGTTGTAGAAATCGGCAGCTTTAAGCTATTCAGCACTTATCTCCCACAGCTTTTGACAAGAGAAACCAATTTTTATGGTGTGCACTACCCGTTAAGCAACATCTTTTCGACCAGCTGCGGGATCATTACCAATTACTTTCTGAGCATCTGGTTTGTTTTTGAAAGAGGAAAGCATTCCAAGAAAAAAGAGTTTGCGTATTTTATGGTGGTCTCTTTTTTTTCCACGCTGCTGAGTTTAGGTTTCTTCCAGGTATTTTACAGTTTTATATTTAAAGATAATATCAATTTAATTTTTTATACCTTGAGTCCGGAAATGATCAGTAAAATTGCGGCAATCTTACTGGTGTCCATCCTCAACTATTCGGTAAAAAAGAAAGTAATTTTTAACGGTTAAGCGGTGACAAAAATTTTAAATTATCTCTGGAGATTCTGGCTTCTGCTACTGGCATTTGTTTTAACGGTAATTATCGGAATCCCTGTCTATATTCTGTCTTTCAATAAAAAGCATTACCGGTATGCTTATAAATTTGTCCGTATCTGGTGCTATGGTATGTTTTACGGAATGGGTTTCCGGTATGATCTCATCCAGCTTTCGGAACAGAAGAAAGATAAAAATAAAGAATATGTTTTCATCTCGAATCATACATCGATCATGGACATTATGCTTACCTGCATTCTGTTTCCCGATCATCCGATCTGTTTTGTGGGAAAGAAGGAGCTTGTAAAGATTCCTATTTTCGGGACGATCTATAAAAGGATATGTGTAATGGTAGACAGAACGAGCGCCCGAAGCCGAGCTGATGTATACCGCAGATGTGCTGAGAAGATGGAAGAAGGCAACAGCATCGCAATTTTCCCGGAAGGAGGGGTACCTGATGACACGTCTGTAATTCTGGATGATTTTAAAGACGGGGCTTTTATCCTGTCTTCCAAACATCACTCTCCTATCGCCATGTATACATTTATCGGGCTTAAGGAGATGTTTCCTTTTGAAAACAGCAAAGGATACCCTGGAAGAGTCAGGGTTTATTTCAACGGAATTCTGGAGCCTTCCGATTCTCCCAAA
This genomic interval from Chryseobacterium arthrosphaerae contains the following:
- a CDS encoding ATPase, which gives rise to MVAIVDSGSTKSDWVILDDFKKVFLKTETIGFNPNFINRELIAPEIQKNSNLISVKNSITKVFFYGSGCGVKKNCETIEEELKKVFGKADIIVKEDLMAAAYAAYSGKPAIVCILGTGSNSCFFDGETLKIELPSLGFLIGDEGSGSAIGKQLVRRYFMKKLPADLHHDFEADYQLTVEDALKNMYHTPRPNAYLANFTKFVIERKEHPYFKDMVFEEMKNFFEYQVLPYEEAKDAEINFIGSIAYYYENILRSVAAELNLNVGHVVQKPIESLVDYHIKYIL
- a CDS encoding GtrA family protein → MKEILIRQKQVLFFIIAGGLSAVVEIGSFKLFSTYLPQLLTRETNFYGVHYPLSNIFSTSCGIITNYFLSIWFVFERGKHSKKKEFAYFMVVSFFSTLLSLGFFQVFYSFIFKDNINLIFYTLSPEMISKIAAILLVSILNYSVKKKVIFNG
- a CDS encoding lysophospholipid acyltransferase family protein, giving the protein MTKILNYLWRFWLLLLAFVLTVIIGIPVYILSFNKKHYRYAYKFVRIWCYGMFYGMGFRYDLIQLSEQKKDKNKEYVFISNHTSIMDIMLTCILFPDHPICFVGKKELVKIPIFGTIYKRICVMVDRTSARSRADVYRRCAEKMEEGNSIAIFPEGGVPDDTSVILDDFKDGAFILSSKHHSPIAMYTFIGLKEMFPFENSKGYPGRVRVYFNGILEPSDSPKDLKEEAYQEIKKTLLKHSI
- the ruvA gene encoding Holliday junction branch migration protein RuvA; its protein translation is MIFSLQGTVQELTPTYAVINVQGVGYYVGISLMTSQTLVLNQQTFLFIQQIIREDAHLLFGFNTRSEKEMFNLLISVNGVGAVSALILLSTLSLDEIASAILSGNSALIQKAKGIGAKTAERIIVDLKDKVQKFSDPALNISAPADNKIKDEALSALEVLGIPKRTSEKIADRILKQNPGVSVEELVKQILKNI
- a CDS encoding NADP-dependent malic enzyme codes for the protein MSSNNNRDEKNFSQAALDYHKAEPKGKIEVIPSKPHSSQRDLSLAYSPGVAVPCMEIHDKPETVYDYTGKGNLVAVISNGTAVLGLGDIGAEASKPVMEGKGLLFKIFADINVFDIEIDEKDPDKFIEIVKGIAPTFGGINLEDIKAPEAFYIEQRLKEELNIPLMHDDQHGTAIISAAALINSLQIANKNIEDVKMVVNGAGAAAIACTKLYISLGLKKENVLMCDSKGVINHKRENLTPEKLDFIVQTDIETLEDAVKGSDVFVGLSKGNVMTPEMLLGMNENPIVFALANPDPEIAYDLALETRKDVIMATGRSDYPNQVNNVLGFPYIFRGALDVQATGINEAMKLAAVHAIADLAKEPVPEAVILAYNVQNLQFGREYFIPKPFDNRLITKVSSAVAKAAMESGVARKEITDFEEYEHQLLDRMGRDERLVRMMQSRAKSNPKRITLGNAEEYNVLKAAQILYEEGIAYPSLLGDKKYIKEQMERYGISLDVPIIDPSDDDQKENRKKYRETLWKLRQRKGMNEYKAKRYVRQRDYFGPLMLKHGDTDGLIVGFSKNYTSVLRPVLEVIEKDKGVDKVAAMMMILSEKKPIFFADTSINQNPTAEDLVNIAKMAEFTVKSFAIEPRIAMLGFENFAAISETSKKVAKAVSILHEKYPKMVVDGEIQPDFAMNADHLSDYPFSKLGTTPANTFIFPNLESANLSYKILRGMKVAQVIGPILMGLKQPVHVLQMRSSVDEIVNLATIAVLDAQRREKKA